gtccagtccatagcatcaatgccttcctcttgcaggaactgctgaaacactccagccacatgaggtctagcattgtcttgcattaggaggaacccagggccaaccgcaccagcatatggtctcacaaggggtctgagtatctcatctcggtacctaatggcagtcaggctacctctggcgagcacatggagggctgtgcggccccccaaagaaatgccaccccacaccatgattgacccaccgccaaaccggtcatgctggaggatgttgcaggcagcagaacgttctccatggcgtctccagactctgtcacgtgctcagtgtgaacctggcgaatttgccaatcttggtgttctctggcacaTGCCAAACGTCCTActcggtgttgggctgtaagcacaacccccacctgtggacgtcgggccctcataccaccctcatggagtctgtttctgaccgtttgagcagacacatgcacatttgtggcctgctggaggtcattttgcagggctctggcagtgctcctcctgctcctccttgcacaaaggcggaggtagcggtcctgctgctgggttgttgctctcctacggcctcctccacgtctcctgatgtactggcctgtctcctggtagcgcttccatactctggacactacgctgacagacacagcaaaccttcttgccacagctcgcattgatgtgccatcctggatgtgaaagcaccgccagcattcaaaagtgaccaaaacatcagccaggaagcataggaactgagaagtggtctgtggtcaccacctgcaaaaccagtcctttattgggggtgtcttgctaattgcctataatttccacctgttgtctattccatttgcacaacagcatgtgaaatgtattgtcaatcagtgttgcttcctaagtggacagtttgatttcacagaagtgtgattgacttggagttacattgtgttgttttaagtgttcccttttatttttttgagcagtgtatatgtacAAAATGACCAAGTAGGAGACCTGGAAGGCAAGATAACTTAACTTAAAATGACATTCATGTAAGAAATGGTGTGATATCAAACACTTTGTTCAGACCTTTAGGAGACATGGTGCACAAACGGTGAATCCAATACAATCCCCCCTCCTCCTAGGAGTgttaaataaaatatcccagaaactttccatacgcacaaaaggcttatttctctccaattttgtgcaaaaatgtgtttccattactgttagtgagcatttcttctttgccaagataatccatccacctggcaggtgtggcatatcaagaagctgattaaacagcatgatcattacacaggtgcaccttgtactctaagccactctaaaatgtgtagttttgtcacacaacacaatgccacaggtgtctcaaattttgagggagcatgcaattggcatgctgactgcaggaatgtccaccagagctgttgcagagaattgaatgttaattttgcTACTCAGTTGTTTTAGAGAatctggcagtacgtccaaccgggcctcacaaccgcagacaatgtgtatggtgtcgtgtgggtgaacggattgctgatgtcaactttgtggaaagagtgccccatggtggcgatggggttatggtatgggcaggcataagctacggacaacaaacacaattgcattttatcgatggcaatttgaatgcacagagatactgtgacgagatcctgaggcccattgtcgtgccattcatccaccgccatcacctcatgtttcagcatgataatgcacggccccatgtcgtaaggatctgtacacaattactggaagctgaaaatgtcccagttcttccatggcctgcatactcaccaggcatgccacccattgagcatgtttgggatgctgtggatcgacgtgtacgacagcgtgttccagttcctgccaatatcaagcaactttgcacagccattgaagaggagtgggacaacattctacaggccacaatcaacagcctgatcaactctatgcgaaggagatatagtgctgcatgaggcaaatggtggtcacaccagatactgaccagttttctgatccatgcccctacctttttttaaggtgcattatatatacaaaagtatgtggacaccccttcaaattagtggatttggctatttcagccacacccgtttgttggaaatttggtggaggaggaataatggtctggggctgtttttcatggttcgggctaggctccttagttccagtgaagggaaatcttaacgctacagcatacaatgacattctaaacgattctgtgcttcctactttgtggcaacagtttggggaaggctctttcctgttatagcatgacaatgcccccgtgcacaaagcgaggtccatacagaaatagtttgtcaagatcggtgtggaagaacttgactggcctgcacagagccctgacctcaaccccttcgaacacctttgggatgaattggaacaccgactgcgagccaggcctaatcgcccaacatcagtgcccaacctcactaatgctcttgtggctgaatggaagcaagtccccgcagcaatgttccaacatcaagtggaaagccttcccagaagagtggaggctgttatagcagcaaaggggggaccaactccatattaatgcccatgattttgaaatgagatgtttgacgagcaggtgtccacataccttggTCATCtagtgtatctgtgaccaacagatgcatgtccgtattcccagtcatgtgaaagccGGCCAAATTCGAAACTCTAAGTCAAATATAGACTTATTGACATTCTGTGCACTTTCACATTTTCAGACACATACCTTCACTTCTCCCATTCATTCTCCTATGTTTCATGCATTCACACATTCATGTTGCATACAATTatcttaaaaaaaaaagcagatctTTTATTTTTATCTAACTCAATATGTGAATGTTAATGGGTTTAGTTTTTTTGCACAATACATATTACATAGGGACACTAATTTTCCATTTAAATGTTGATTGTGTCTCATCACTAAAGCCTTTGTGACGGGTCACTCAACATTTTCATTGTAGTTTTTGGACCAAGTTTTTGCCATATTCGATGATATGATAGTGGTTACTGATTGACTGGGCCAATTTGCTCCCTGTGTGTTTGTAAATGGGTGGCTGTAAATTAGTTGTCGCAATAAAGCATGCAGGCATTAGTCCCAGCTGACATTGACTCAAGAATGGTCTGTATAGTTATGGTGCATTAGAGTTGAGGAGCAAGTTCTCAGTTCACTATGGGAGAAGTGAGCTGAAATACAATCTTGCTGCTTCTCAATGCAGCCCAAAATCCCTGCATTTATGGTGCTACTTGCCCAAGAGTCTTTGCTTTTTTACATTGGGTTTTAAGATGCTTTACACAGGTGTGGATCATGGCAATGGACTGTATAGGCTCCAGCGACGCCTTCAAACTGGGGATTTTAGGAAGCATTGTTAGGAGGTAAGCGTTTATTTGGTTTACTTCAGGCACACTGTTCTTCAGAGCAGCATATGATATCTTAAGCCTAGTCTTGTGTAACTCTGTTACCAATTCCTCCTATGAGCTAGCAAACATGTTTCTGAGAGAAATGTGTCTGTACGTTTGTTGGAACATGTAGCCTACCGGTACGCATCATTTCATTTATATTAATCTTATTTTCATTTCCTGGCAACTTGCAGCTAGAAAAACTTGTCTACAGTACACACCAGCTACTATGTAAAGAAGAGGTTTATGGTTTTGGGAGGCATTTTTGTCCGTGACTTTCTCGCACGAGTGCTTTTGGAACATAATGACATGctctgtttattgttttgtcaaaAGCTGTATTGTGGTCTGTATGAGTGGTTAAGCAGGTAGGCCTACTGGAAGTAAACTGCTTCCCCCTCCCTGAGCCGGGCTACTGGAATCCATAGTGGCACGTGTCTCAAGACTTGGCATCATAAAGTCTCTGTGGTATTGCTGGCTGGGTCAGTCATTTTTTGTCTTAAAATGACTTGCGGTCTgaggtatgcactcactcactgtcACGTGTAGGCTGACTTGACTGCCTGCCTGATGTGTGTACAGAGTGTTACCTGTTAAGTCTGGCTCACCCATGTAGCTGTAGGATGGAGAGACTAGGGAaaaagaggtagagagggagggggcatAGACCTGTGAGCCTCGTTGTGGCGTTTCCGATCCCGGATTAACTCACTGACGGAGATGTTGTTGAGCACCTGCCAACTCAGGCCTCGCTTTCCTGCACCACAACACAAGGGAAGGACTGAGGAGATGGACGCACAGGGCAGAATGGGACCTACAGGCTAGATATCAGGTCAATATGTAGAGCAAAGTAGAAATAGGGTCAGTCAAGGCACTCGAGGCCTCTTTGAGTTCAACCGTCGGTTTATGCTCTGTAGCCATTGTGTTGGTATGTCTGTGTTGTGCTGGCTGCTGTGTGTTTACTGTATATAGAGTATTTATAGTGTAAGATCAAGCCGCTCTGGAGGAAGGCTAAATTCCCCCGAGGAATGTTTCCAGAGTTCTCAGGAGGTAGAGCTGAGCCAGTCGCTCACACTTTGGCTGCGGTGCCTGAAATAGGGCTCTGTTGTTTTAAGCCAGGGAACTCCGTGAAACCTTTAAAATCCGGTGCTTTTGGAGGACTTAGGCCAAACAGGCACGAGAGAGCGCGAGAGGCAGCCAAGTTTCCCCCTGAACAGGTACTGGGACAGCGCTGAGTTTGTCTGGGATAGTAACTAGGCTAGCTAGATAGATGCTGTGGCAGTGCTGTGTTTGTCTGGtgtggggggtgtgggggggtagaagatACTGTGATGTAGCCTAGCCAATCTGGTAAGGTTGTCTTTAAATGGAGGTTGTACTTGGGAATGATGGGTAGGACCAAATAACTTGTGGTGGTGTTAGGGATGGGAAATGTAGACGTGATATCTATGGTGTTTCTGATGGGACAGGGAGTTAGTGAGGGCTTCTCTTTGGTTTCTGCAGTGTGTGGCCATACAGGGGTTTGAGGTGTTTGCAGACCCGTCCAAAGCAACATGAACACAGGCTACATTCAGCAGCAGCTGATTATGTGGTGAGTGCCGATGTATCCTCCAGGGTTGAGGTCAATTCAAATTGAAAGCAGTcagttcaggaagtaaactgaaattccaattcagtAATTGAAAAAAGGGCACCTATATTCAATGCTTTAATTCAAAGCTTTTTCCATTTATTCATTTTCaattcaaatcacttcctgaattgactgcatttcatttgaattgaccccaaccatggtatcctctgagtttgtattAACCCACACCTCTCGTCTCTGTGGTTCCCTAGGTCCCTGGATGCCCCGCGGCACACCGTCCTCGCCCGCCTGCGCACGGCGCCCCCCGATGGCCGGCAGCTGACCCCGCCCCCTAGGATGACGGTGAGCGAGCGGCTGCGGGAGAAGATCTCGGCGGCGTTCTACCGCCATGGGCTGCTGTGTGCCTCCTATCCGGTGCCCATCATCCTCTTCACCTCCGCCAGTATCCTCGCCTGCTGGTACGTCTGAGGAAGGGGTGTGTCTATGGGGGGTTCTGGGGATGGGCGTGTGCATCTTCAAGAGATGATATGTGAGCGTTCTTGTACTGGTTTCTCTGAACACGTTCAGTGTTGGTTTAAGGCAAGTTGTGAAATGattgtatatttatttttatatcaACATGGGCAGAGGTGAGATGGTAGGTTAGGAGAAGAGAAGCAGATGGATGAAAAGAAGAGGGAAACAACAGAGCAGACCCTGCAAAACCCAGTCAACTAAATGAAACAGCCATAGCCAAACACATAAATCAGGACTCGGAACAGAACACACACTTCTCCACCTCAGAGGTCAACCCCGTCACAGTTGAAAGGTCACAGATGAGAAGTCAGGACCGGATGGAACGAATACGGTACAGCATGGAACCATGTGATGCAGCAGTGCAGTGCCAAAAGCACGGCTGGCTGACGGCTGCGCTGAGTGCAGGGAATTAAAGGGGTGGAAGCAGAGTTAAAAAGAGAAACACAGCAGAGGGCTGTGAGAAAGTGACCCCTGGAGAATAGgcctgtctgtgtgttccaggccCTCCATCTGCCTCCCAGGAGGTGGGGGCTCCTGCTGCAAAACAAGAGGCCTTTGTGGCAGTACAGTGACcttagagagggagagcgagcggGAGAGAGGGTGTAGTGTCCTCAAAGAGAAATCTGTATCCCGTGGCCCTGGGCCTGACAGGCTGCCAAAGAAACAGGATGTTAGTGTTAAAGCACTAAGATACTGAGCAACACTCTGTCACATCACTATTGTACTATACTTTGGAACTATGCAAACTGCACATATTGATGTGGTGCAGGTCAGGATACTGAGTCAGTTTTGACAGCGTTTAGTGTATAGAACACCCAGAAATGTTTCAGTGTGTTCAGTCCTCACCTGAAAATAAATTTCCAAATAACCTGTTGGAATCTTTTAGTTAATTATTCAAGAGGTTTGAAATGCTTTTGCTCGTCCACGAATGTGGACTACAACTTCTCGGCAACAGAGCTGGGTCTACCCTTCCCAGTGAAGTAGTCTCCTCACGAGGGGTAATAAAATAACACAATTGTAGATTTCTACTCACAAGGTCCGGATTTTTCTAGAACTAGGTGGCACAGAGATTTTAACTGGCTATGGTTGGCATCTTCCAAATGTGTACCTACTTTCATCCCTTTGCTGCAATGTATTGCCAGGGTGTGATCATAATTTCCATTCGTGGTAAAGAATGTGCCCAATGGCCTGAATGAGACAAATGCAGCACTGTCACTCTGGCTGTTTGTCTTCGCCTCAGTAGCCTTGTAGCTTTCCATGAATTTTGGAAACGCCCTTGAACTTAATGCACTTGTTGGTTGATTGTtttcgttgtttctgtgtgtgtgtgtttgggaacaCCACCTGTTTGCAGGGCAAATGGGCCCTAGAAAGTGGGCCTTTGTAGAAGAATGATTGAGTGATGATGACAACCTGGGATTAAAGGTTGTAGTTACACATACATTAGGGTGGAATTAGTGGGTATTAGTTAGACTCATGTTTTTACAAACGCACATTCATGAGTGGATATGGTATCGGCATATTAAGCACTAAACCCCTTCAATCCTTTTCTCATTAAGTGTGTTCATTCCTGTGTCTTTGTGTGGGCGTGCAATTGTACATGTGAGCGTTATCGGTCTACTAAATCTTCTAAATCTCAGTGTGTTTCATAAGAGCCAACCTCTTCCCAGGAGAACAGGGGTGTTGGTCTCTAGTTAATACTTAATCTGCCAACAAAGGACAGGGGAGGCAGTGGCACTGACTTATTTTTTCTCTCTTACAGACATTAACACACTTGCATACTCAGGGATGCTTATTTGATCATACATGTATTATTACATACATTTAACTGTAAGGTAATGATCATTTTGATAGAGGGTGTGTATTTTAGTGCTGGGATAAGAAGTCTCAATACTCAGGCCTGTAACTAATATTCAGACCCAAATGTAATGTATTCTCCACTCCCATGTGATCGCctgtcctccctcttctctctcccccctctcccagtTACCCCCTGCTGCGGCTGCCTCTGCCGGGGACAGGGCCGGTGGAGTTCACCACACGGGTCCGAGATTACACCGTCCCTTCCCATGAGCCCCAGGGAGACCTCGGCGAGCGGCCTGACTGGGTAAGACTCACGGTCAAAAGATCAACCCACTTACAGAGCCTACGTAGCTTGAGATTTGGACCGTTTACATGGTACATCTTTCTTTTGTGGAACTCAATGAGTACCATTTGGTACCAGGTAGTTCTTTGAAATACCGTCTGAAAAAGGGACTACAATAACCCATCCATCTCTCTGCCCATGTTTTACAAAACCCTCTCGCTCTCCTGTTCCTCCAGTATCAGGGTCCTCCGGTGGCCTACATCCAGCAGGTCCTGGTGAAGGCAGCTGTGTCTCCCTGGGACAGTACGCTGGTCCCTGTGGACGTGTTCCGCTCCCCACTGGGCCGCGTATTCAGCC
The genomic region above belongs to Coregonus clupeaformis isolate EN_2021a unplaced genomic scaffold, ASM2061545v1 scaf4612, whole genome shotgun sequence and contains:
- the LOC123490750 gene encoding sterol regulatory element-binding protein cleavage-activating protein-like, with the protein product MNTGYIQQQLIMWSLDAPRHTVLARLRTAPPDGRQLTPPPRMTVSERLREKISAAFYRHGLLCASYPVPIILFTSASILACCYPLLRLPLPGTGPVEFTTRVRDYTVPSHEPQGDLGERPDWYQGPPVAYIQQVLVKAAVSPWDSTLVPVDVFRSPLGRVFSLLEEIRNHVHNDGSGVRSLEALCLQVTDLLPGLRRMQTVLPEHGCLLVSPGNYWQNQRELFDSDPDLLKTVHQHEPKGLHTSATLRGREGGR